A single region of the Hoeflea prorocentri genome encodes:
- a CDS encoding putative B6 ABC transporter substrate-binding protein, whose amino-acid sequence MKHLVFSLVLAAAVTATSAHAQDIDTIAVLTPEVGSDFGWNQQGVDAAKAAGEAAGVKVVVAEGLGYGDVRAPMRELASEGVDLIIAHASGYITAGIEIAEETGIPVAIVDSPEALKKGLVADYTLSGHEGAWLAGRIAAKMTKTGTVGIVVSGEPPSWNSQSAGFAQGVRAENPDVKILYAVIGPAAYADVAGGNRVTTSVIAAGADIIFGQGNGSTFGMLQAVETNKAPDGSDVLFIDVIGDKTSVDKGHLLTSVLWDMTPVYSAMITDLKAGSFGTKHYAISVEGDSVKLIKTPQMPDDVWAAAMDLREQIVSGDVSLEPIFDAEEVRKLVTLTE is encoded by the coding sequence ATGAAACATCTGGTTTTCTCACTGGTGCTGGCCGCGGCTGTAACCGCGACATCGGCCCATGCGCAGGACATCGATACCATAGCGGTTCTGACACCGGAAGTCGGCTCCGACTTTGGCTGGAATCAGCAGGGCGTCGACGCCGCCAAGGCCGCAGGCGAAGCTGCGGGCGTTAAGGTGGTCGTGGCCGAAGGCCTTGGCTATGGCGATGTCCGTGCTCCCATGCGGGAACTCGCCTCCGAAGGTGTGGACCTGATCATCGCCCATGCATCGGGCTACATCACAGCGGGCATCGAGATCGCCGAAGAGACCGGCATTCCGGTGGCTATTGTCGACAGTCCCGAAGCCCTGAAGAAAGGGCTCGTCGCCGACTACACCTTGTCGGGACATGAAGGCGCCTGGCTTGCCGGACGCATCGCCGCCAAGATGACCAAGACGGGTACCGTCGGCATTGTCGTTTCGGGTGAACCACCATCCTGGAACTCGCAATCGGCTGGCTTTGCACAGGGCGTGCGCGCTGAAAACCCAGACGTGAAGATCCTCTACGCAGTCATCGGACCGGCAGCTTATGCGGATGTCGCTGGTGGCAACCGGGTGACAACCTCCGTCATCGCAGCCGGCGCCGACATCATCTTTGGTCAAGGCAACGGATCGACCTTCGGTATGCTGCAGGCTGTCGAGACCAACAAGGCGCCCGACGGCTCCGATGTCCTGTTCATCGATGTGATCGGCGACAAGACGTCCGTCGACAAGGGCCACCTGCTGACGTCGGTCCTGTGGGACATGACTCCGGTCTACTCCGCAATGATCACCGACTTGAAGGCCGGTTCGTTTGGGACCAAGCACTATGCCATCAGTGTCGAAGGCGATAGCGTGAAGCTGATCAAGACACCGCAGATGCCGGACGATGTCTGGGCCGCTGCTATGGATCTGCGAGAGCAGATCGTGTCGGGTGATGTTTCGCTCGAGCCGATCTTCGATGCCGAAGAAGTGCGCAAACTGGTCACCTTGACAGAGTAA
- a CDS encoding putative B6 ABC transporter ATP-binding protein, whose translation MENDLSCNEERVSLVNVTKRFPGVVAVDKVSLSFHAGEVHVLLGENGAGKSTIVGMLAGLQEPDEGHITVDGRQVRLSSPTESLAHGINTVFQHVMLVPTLTVFENLILGAPWWTRPPRSEIEHRVKELSREFGLSVPLDARTGDLSLGEQQQIEIARALLRDSRVLILDEATSMLTPRGADELGDRMRRLAGRGICVIFITHKLSEAYRFGDRISILKQGRFAGAIAPERLSEMTEEEAIEEKVRLMFGQSDQGRAETTRTSQDPGEMCLAVEGLATEGEAEILALSDISFELRVGEILGIAGIDGNGQKQLAEALAGQRTATAGRIALDGVDITRLPVGRRRKLGLRYLTDDRLREGSVGEFPVSHNAVLKEIGARPFWVRGVEQARKIADHAIHLIHQFSVKTPDEKTPIGHLSGGNIQKLLLGRELSGEARVVVFNKPTYGLDLQNISASRKRIRAIANAGMAALLISTDLDEILELSDRIMVMERGRVRGIVENDPARPDELRQTVGRLMVGEDLAA comes from the coding sequence ATGGAGAATGATCTTTCCTGCAATGAGGAGCGTGTATCACTCGTCAATGTGACCAAGCGGTTTCCCGGTGTGGTCGCTGTCGACAAGGTGTCGCTGTCTTTCCATGCGGGAGAGGTTCATGTCCTTCTGGGAGAAAACGGGGCTGGCAAGTCCACGATCGTAGGCATGCTTGCCGGCCTCCAGGAGCCCGACGAGGGCCACATCACAGTCGATGGGCGTCAAGTGCGCCTGTCGAGCCCAACCGAAAGCCTGGCCCACGGAATCAACACGGTCTTCCAGCACGTCATGCTGGTGCCGACGCTCACGGTTTTCGAGAATCTGATACTGGGAGCCCCATGGTGGACGCGTCCACCGCGCAGTGAAATCGAGCATCGGGTCAAAGAGTTATCACGCGAATTCGGATTGTCGGTCCCACTGGATGCACGTACGGGTGACCTTTCGCTCGGAGAACAGCAACAGATTGAGATCGCACGGGCGCTGCTGCGCGACAGCAGAGTGCTTATCCTCGATGAAGCGACCTCGATGCTGACCCCGCGAGGTGCCGATGAGCTCGGTGATCGAATGCGAAGACTTGCAGGGCGGGGCATCTGCGTCATTTTCATCACCCACAAGCTGAGTGAGGCCTATCGTTTTGGCGACCGTATCAGCATCCTGAAACAGGGCCGTTTCGCCGGCGCCATCGCTCCGGAACGCCTCTCCGAAATGACCGAGGAAGAGGCCATCGAGGAGAAGGTCCGGTTGATGTTCGGACAGAGCGATCAAGGCCGGGCAGAGACAACCAGGACAAGCCAAGATCCCGGAGAAATGTGCCTGGCTGTCGAAGGCCTTGCGACGGAAGGCGAAGCGGAGATCCTTGCCCTCTCTGACATTTCCTTCGAACTGCGTGTCGGAGAAATTCTCGGCATTGCCGGTATTGACGGCAACGGACAAAAACAACTTGCGGAAGCTCTCGCCGGGCAACGGACGGCGACAGCCGGGAGGATCGCGCTGGACGGCGTGGATATCACCCGCCTACCCGTGGGGCGCCGCCGTAAACTCGGGCTGCGCTACCTCACCGACGACAGGCTGCGGGAAGGCAGCGTCGGCGAGTTTCCGGTCTCCCACAATGCCGTGCTTAAGGAGATCGGTGCGCGGCCCTTTTGGGTGCGCGGCGTCGAGCAGGCCCGCAAGATCGCCGATCATGCCATCCATCTCATCCATCAATTCAGCGTCAAGACGCCTGACGAAAAGACGCCGATTGGCCACCTCTCCGGAGGCAATATCCAGAAGTTGCTGCTCGGCCGCGAACTGTCGGGCGAGGCGCGTGTCGTGGTCTTCAACAAGCCCACCTATGGGCTTGACCTGCAGAACATTTCCGCCTCGCGGAAGCGGATCCGCGCCATCGCCAACGCCGGCATGGCCGCCCTGCTCATTTCGACGGATCTCGATGAGATTCTCGAACTGTCCGACCGCATTATGGTGATGGAACGCGGACGAGTGCGCGGCATTGTCGAAAACGACCCCGCACGGCCGGATGAGTTGCGGCAAACGGTCGGGCGGCTGATGGTCGGCGAGGATCTGGCGGCATGA
- a CDS encoding putative B6 ABC transporter permease subunit 2: protein MTETQVPQASTEDIGSVQRPENPWKRAAITSLGPIVAAVVLSGLILLAFGVDPIAYYGFVIEKGLLSSLGLQQTLTRMAPLLFLAAGLIVAFRAGIWNLGVDGQFLLGAVGAAALAPVLVETMPGWLVLLLGFLLAGLIGAAWSVIPALLRAYQGVNEIITTLMMSFLGVSIANALVKLVFWDPNTTVPQTRTLPVADRLPRLFDTTISSGVLWALLAILAVHFVMTRTAFGLRLRTVGANPRAATHAGLSVPLLTVAVFAISAGFAGLAGATEILGVNGNIRTDWNPAYGLTIIPLVFLARFNGPVSIILIFFYSVILIGSESAARRVGVPQDFRLILVGMLMIFLGLAEWLDTRSRKRAG, encoded by the coding sequence ATGACGGAAACCCAGGTGCCGCAGGCGTCGACCGAGGACATCGGATCCGTCCAAAGACCGGAAAACCCGTGGAAGCGGGCCGCGATTACCTCGCTTGGACCGATTGTCGCAGCCGTCGTTCTGTCGGGATTGATCCTCCTTGCCTTCGGCGTGGATCCGATCGCCTATTACGGCTTCGTCATTGAAAAGGGTCTCTTGTCGTCGCTTGGCTTGCAGCAAACCCTGACCCGCATGGCCCCTCTGCTGTTTCTTGCGGCCGGCTTGATCGTCGCCTTCCGGGCCGGGATATGGAACCTCGGCGTGGACGGGCAGTTCCTGCTGGGTGCCGTCGGCGCGGCGGCGCTGGCGCCGGTGCTGGTCGAGACGATGCCCGGCTGGCTGGTGTTGTTGCTGGGCTTCCTGTTGGCCGGACTGATCGGAGCGGCATGGTCGGTGATCCCTGCCCTGCTTCGGGCCTATCAGGGCGTCAACGAGATCATCACGACGCTGATGATGTCTTTTCTTGGCGTTTCCATCGCGAACGCGCTCGTAAAGCTGGTGTTCTGGGACCCGAACACGACGGTTCCTCAGACAAGAACCCTTCCCGTGGCCGATCGGCTTCCGCGGTTGTTCGATACGACGATTTCATCTGGCGTGCTCTGGGCGCTGCTTGCCATCCTCGCCGTCCATTTCGTCATGACCCGAACTGCCTTTGGCCTGCGTCTCCGCACCGTTGGCGCCAATCCGCGCGCGGCCACCCATGCCGGGCTCTCCGTTCCGCTGCTGACCGTTGCCGTATTTGCCATTTCGGCCGGATTTGCTGGCCTGGCGGGCGCAACGGAGATCCTCGGCGTCAACGGAAACATCCGCACGGACTGGAATCCGGCCTACGGGTTGACGATCATTCCGCTGGTCTTTCTGGCACGGTTCAACGGACCGGTGTCGATCATCCTGATCTTCTTCTATTCCGTAATTCTGATCGGCAGTGAAAGTGCCGCTCGAAGAGTGGGCGTGCCGCAGGATTTCCGGCTGATCCTGGTCGGGATGCTCATGATCTTTCTGGGACTGGCGGAATGGCTGGATACCAGAAGCAGAAAGCGGGCGGGTTAG
- a CDS encoding putative B6 ABC transporter permease subunit 1, producing the protein MEALLTSAFISSLLTGAIIAGIPLLLAGLGEQMSEKAGVLNIGIEGMMIMGAYLGFLVAWATESIWLGFLGGMAGGMSVALLMAVLCVRLGLNQIVIGIGLTLSAEGLTSLLHHFQFSRTYPRLPAPVRLDIPMLTDIPVIGPSFFGRHLFVYLVFLAVIVLAVLYRKTALGLTLRAAGEKPAALDVAGGHVTLLRSAAVLFTGAMAGLGGAYMANIAAGIFIPFMTGGAGFIGIVLAMLARDRPVWVLIGAMIFGSTLSMTTALQVAGSNIPTDIIQTLPFAAVMIVLVIFGRRAHLPSALGLPYERGAR; encoded by the coding sequence ATGGAAGCTCTTCTGACATCGGCCTTCATTTCGTCGCTGCTGACCGGGGCGATCATTGCCGGAATTCCGCTCCTGCTGGCGGGCCTTGGCGAGCAGATGTCGGAGAAGGCCGGCGTCCTGAACATCGGCATCGAGGGCATGATGATCATGGGCGCCTATCTGGGCTTTCTGGTCGCCTGGGCCACCGAATCGATATGGCTCGGCTTTCTCGGCGGCATGGCGGGCGGCATGTCGGTGGCGCTGTTGATGGCGGTCCTGTGCGTGCGTCTGGGGCTGAACCAGATCGTCATCGGAATTGGACTGACGCTGAGCGCTGAAGGGTTGACGTCGCTCCTGCACCACTTTCAGTTTTCGCGAACCTACCCGCGTCTGCCGGCGCCGGTCAGGCTCGATATTCCGATGCTGACGGATATCCCCGTCATTGGGCCATCGTTCTTCGGCCGTCATTTGTTCGTCTATCTGGTGTTCTTGGCGGTGATCGTCCTGGCCGTCCTTTATCGCAAGACCGCCCTGGGACTGACACTGCGCGCTGCCGGCGAAAAGCCTGCGGCTCTCGATGTCGCGGGTGGGCATGTCACCCTTTTGCGCAGCGCCGCGGTGCTTTTCACGGGTGCCATGGCCGGCCTTGGCGGCGCCTACATGGCAAATATTGCGGCAGGCATCTTCATTCCGTTCATGACTGGTGGCGCCGGGTTCATCGGCATCGTTCTGGCCATGCTGGCCCGCGACCGTCCCGTCTGGGTGTTGATCGGCGCCATGATCTTCGGATCGACTCTTTCCATGACCACCGCGTTGCAGGTGGCCGGGTCGAACATACCCACCGACATCATTCAGACGTTGCCGTTCGCGGCCGTCATGATCGTCCTCGTAATCTTCGGCCGCCGTGCCCACCTGCCCTCCGCGCTCGGCCTGCCATACGAACGGGGAGCCCGATAG